Genomic segment of Scyliorhinus torazame isolate Kashiwa2021f chromosome 7, sScyTor2.1, whole genome shotgun sequence:
TATCTGGACATTTGTATCCCATAAACAAATCTTCTTCTGCAGAGACTTTTAACACCTCAACCACAAAGCAGTGAATATAACTGTACTCTTATGTTTCCATCACATGCAATATGAACATTGCGTTCTTTATACACCCTCATTAGTTAACAGCAGTTTGCACAAAGTTAGCAAGTAAAATATTTGGTTAAAGGTAACAGTTGTGGTGATAAACGTTCACTCCTGCTGAAACAAGCACTGCATTGAACAAATTGAAAAGATATTAAGTAATCTGTGCTGTGTTCTGGATTAAGTCATCAAGGGCTAAATTACTAGACATGATATTTAGATTTCCTGTAATCCTAGAAACTATCTGAGTTGTATATAGGTAAATAGATAGATGTAGCGATATACATACACCCCCACTTTGATTTAATAATGTTGTTTTTCAGTATAATATTGGAAGCCAGCAACGTGGTCTTTTCAAGATAATGTTTGATGTAGAAACTCACAAATATGGGTTACATTCTTTTCCTATGAAAATAGTTTAAAAACTTGTGAAATGGAGAGTTAAAATATAAATGGAagattttgaacaaacaaaatgtCATTGAAACATTAAAGCACTTAAGCCATAAACTAAATTGATTTCTATTAAACAAATTTTCTTCCCTCTCCTTCTGAACAATAATTATTTAATACTTACGGTAATAATTTTTTTAGGCTCCTTGTATCGGATATTGATAGTGGATCCGTCAGGTCGAACCAGCAAAATAGGATACAGCCTGGCATAGACCTGTCTTCCACATCGAACTACTGATGTTCTATTTGAATTGTTCCGCCTGGGCATGATGGACACAGGATACACAGCAGGAAGCATTCTTTCAGAAATATATAGCTGTAAAGATCTATTAAAAGTAAAAATATTTACCAATAAATTTGAACCAATGATTACTCAAACAGTTAAAGCACATGCATAATCAACAACATATTAATCCTGTGtgcgagcagcacggtggcgcagtggttagcactactgcatcacggtgctgaggtcccaggttcgatcccggccctgggtcactgtccgtgtggtttgcacattcttcccatggttgcgtgggtttcacccccacaacccaaagatgtgcagggtaggtggattggccacactaaattgccccttaattggaaaaaatgaattaggtactctaattttttttttaaaaatcaatcctgTGTGCAAACGTCAGTCGCAGTGGAAGCTAGATTTGAACGTATAATTAAATTGGCAAAATTAACTCTACCTTTGGTTCTCTTGAGTTACGTAAATTTGTTAGAGGATATCGGGAAGTCAAATAATCATGTTTTTCTAGATATATACTTAGCTTTCTGGGAAAATAAAGTCCCAAATTTATATTTGCCTTTCACAAGCAAACGTTGTCCTAAAGTGCTTTAACACCAAAACAAATACATTTGAGTTGCACTTACTGTTGCATTATGGAAACACAGCAGCTAGTTTGTGTACAACCTCCTAcaatgtggtaatgaccagatAGTCAAGTTTCCGTTAtgattttaaaaatttatttattcatgggatgtggcatcgCCATTtggcccagtatttattgcccatccccaattgcccttgaatggaTAGTTAAGAGTcactcacattgctgtgggtctggagtcacatgtaggccaaaccaggtaaggatccagatttccttcccgaaaggacattagtgagccagatggctctttacaacaatcgacaatggttttgtgccATCATTagatgtttaattccagattttaactgaattcaaatttcgtcatctgccatgatgggattcgaatccgggtccccagagctttactcttgggtctctggatgactaatccagtgacaataccacgtcaCTGGGATAAAATATTGGTCAGGGCAGGGATAACTCGGCTGTTTTTCAACTAGGATCTTTTCCATCCACCTGAGACATGACCTTGATTTACTACCACAGCTGAAAGATgacacctctgaccgtgcagcagttCTACAGCACTTCAGTGAAATGTCAGCGTAGATTTTGCACTAAAGTTTCTAAAGTGGGTTAAGAACCCCCAATCTTCTAATTCTAATAACTGAGCCATGGCTCACTATGAAAAACCTGATCTGGGGTATATAAATTGCCATTTAGTACTTCTTTTAGAATTTTCCTTTTAGTCTTATTCAGCATGTGGGCATTTCTTTGACATTCAGCCACTGATCAAATCAGCTCATTAAAGACATGCAAGCCATATTGAATACTGATAGTAGATATGAAACAGATTCTCCGTCGGGCGACCCTGGAATTGGGAAAggcgatggggcagagaatcggttGTGACGGCACATTTGTGGACGATGTCAAGTTTTGGTGCCTCAACAGCGCCGTCAAGGCGTTCTACTCCGCACGCACAGTAAGCGCAGTCCGCATATCATTAGtgtgcctgacccggtattctccggggcctccatgatgctccacctccgctgggaggaattaccgacggcgtgtTTCATTTGTGGTTGCAAAAATCGCCGTGGCCGATgatggagcgagagggggggatgaaaagtgtccaacatcgttatcatgtgctgacagttgtgccgctggccgggggcttctgccgggGCCTGGAGGTGGGccacggggtcggggtggatgggcacggaacaccatgccGCAGTCTGCAAAGCAGCCAT
This window contains:
- the mrpl55 gene encoding large ribosomal subunit protein mL55, whose protein sequence is MALGWSARLWRFVPSLQLYISERMLPAVYPVSIMPRRNNSNRTSVVRCGRQVYARLYPILLVRPDGSTINIRYKEPKKIITMPVDVSLLPEAERKARMRKRDPKRAGMKEEQFEDEFKVDNYSKFWKRK